TTCATTCGCGTGCCGAAGCACTGGCGGCTTCTCTTGCAGAGAAGCTTCACTATTGTGGGGTCATGGCCGTGGAGTTCTTTTTTCTGGCTGACCAGACGTTGCTCATCAACGAAATTTCGCCCAGACCCCACAACAGCGGACACTTTACGTGGGGGGGGTGCGTGACTTCTCAATTCGAGCAGCATCTTCGGGCTATTTGCGGCCTACCTCTGGGGGACCCTTCCCTTCTTCAGCCCGTCCTGATGGTGAATCTCCTTGGAGATCTCTGGCAACACGGCAACCCGCATTGGGAACACCTCTTGATGAATCCCTATGT
This genomic window from Nitrospiraceae bacterium contains:
- a CDS encoding ATP-grasp domain-containing protein, which gives rise to HSRAEALAASLAEKLHYCGVMAVEFFFLADQTLLINEISPRPHNSGHFTWGGCVTSQFEQHLRAICGLPLGDPSLLQPVLMVNLLGDLWQHGNPHWEHLLMNPYVRLHLYGKEHPRPGRKMGHFLYFGDQHQDALYQSHELLRKLCLDRPSPQPATKDVQETNSQIFQSQTE